The following proteins are co-located in the bacterium BMS3Abin02 genome:
- a CDS encoding ribonuclease BN-like family protein: protein MKPILDRVERQPVVRFWKQFNAAGPGVLAAAVAYNLFFALVPVAAVLLIVASLLGKDAKATEDALTGLLPADMAKTVAQVLSSVAVLLPESRGVFIAVSLFIAGWSASRGVITLIRVLLQIEELDEDRPWWKVRLIAMGLTVGGAVVFALTMVLIPAGGVIADRLEETTGIGGIHAVWSALRVPIAALGILVFLWLFYRYGPPRRLPGIALASPLAAGGIVGFSLAFQAFIDWRGGAPGATFAVFTLAVLLLWLYVIAYVVIVSASIAAALARRFGRPVPDPDPDEADEPDLDPEEAEHAG, encoded by the coding sequence GTGAAGCCAATCCTCGACCGTGTCGAACGCCAGCCCGTCGTGCGCTTCTGGAAGCAGTTCAACGCCGCCGGACCGGGGGTACTCGCCGCCGCGGTCGCCTACAACCTCTTCTTCGCGCTCGTTCCGGTCGCGGCGGTCCTTCTGATCGTCGCGTCGCTGCTCGGCAAGGACGCCAAGGCCACCGAAGATGCACTCACCGGCCTGCTGCCGGCCGACATGGCGAAAACGGTCGCCCAGGTGCTGAGCAGCGTCGCCGTATTGCTCCCCGAGAGCCGGGGAGTCTTCATTGCGGTCAGCCTCTTCATTGCCGGCTGGTCCGCTTCGCGAGGCGTGATCACGCTGATCCGGGTGCTGCTGCAAATCGAGGAGCTCGACGAAGACCGCCCATGGTGGAAGGTCCGCCTCATCGCCATGGGACTCACCGTCGGGGGAGCCGTCGTCTTCGCCCTCACGATGGTGCTCATCCCTGCCGGTGGGGTGATCGCCGACCGCCTCGAGGAGACGACCGGGATCGGTGGGATCCACGCGGTCTGGAGCGCTTTGCGCGTCCCGATAGCGGCGCTCGGGATCCTCGTGTTCCTGTGGCTCTTCTACCGGTACGGTCCCCCACGCCGGCTTCCCGGGATCGCACTGGCTTCCCCGCTCGCCGCGGGCGGCATCGTCGGATTCTCGCTGGCGTTCCAGGCGTTCATCGACTGGCGGGGCGGTGCGCCGGGAGCAACGTTCGCGGTGTTCACCCTTGCCGTGTTGCTGCTGTGGCTCTACGTGATCGCCTACGTCGTCATCGTATCCGCGTCCATCGCCGCGGCGCTTGCCCGCCGGTTCGGCCGCCCGGTGCCGGATCCGGACCCCGACGAAGCGGATGAGCCGGATCTTGACCCGGAAGAAGCGGAGCATGCCGGATGA
- a CDS encoding putative multidrug export ATP-binding/permease protein gives MSSTLRDPAVKTGLSLLGRTLLQYRKASALSIGSALLWMSMVAVVPYLTKLVVDRVIEGKQSDLLVPLFWLIVAAGFLKALGIGGRRFFAFSLSYRAETDLRNRLFEHVQRLAFSFHDRVSTGELMARASSDLSQVRLIFAMMPITIANVALTVIVIVALIALDPVLGVIASLSVPALYLLANRYAGRILGVSWDVQQKLADLSRVVEEVVAGVRVVKSYGQEEQVVDRLSRSADRIFGRTMEMLRLRSVYVPMFEMIPALGTAAVLAVGGTRVVSGVMTLGDFVAFTQYMAVLMFPLRITGWFFAELPRSAAAASRVTELLKTGPDIQTPERPAPLPDGQGALRFSHVSFAYPDGSAVLRDVDLTIPAGTSVALVGSTGSGKTTFAYLLPRFYDPDSGSILLDGTDISTLRIDDLRSQVALVFEEPFLFSASIAENIAFGAPDATDEQVRLAARLAQANEFICRLPDGYDTVVGERGYSLSGGQRQRIALARAILRDPRVLILDDATSSVDAVTEMEIRQALEEVMAGRTTIIIAHRTSSLTLADRVVLLDDGEIVASGTHEQLLAESPRYREVLAETGVIPKGTAP, from the coding sequence ATGAGCTCAACGCTGCGCGACCCGGCGGTGAAGACCGGGCTGAGCCTCCTCGGCCGGACACTGTTGCAGTACCGCAAGGCGTCGGCACTCTCGATCGGCAGTGCCCTGCTGTGGATGTCGATGGTGGCGGTTGTGCCGTACCTGACGAAACTCGTCGTGGACCGTGTCATCGAAGGCAAGCAGTCCGATCTCCTCGTGCCGCTGTTCTGGCTGATCGTCGCCGCAGGGTTTCTCAAGGCGCTCGGGATCGGTGGCCGCCGCTTCTTTGCGTTCAGTCTCTCGTACCGGGCCGAGACCGACCTGAGGAACCGCCTGTTCGAACACGTCCAGCGCCTCGCGTTCAGTTTTCACGACAGGGTCTCGACCGGCGAGTTGATGGCGAGAGCGTCGTCGGATCTGTCGCAGGTCCGCCTGATCTTCGCCATGATGCCGATCACGATCGCGAACGTCGCCCTCACGGTGATCGTCATTGTCGCTCTCATCGCGCTCGACCCCGTGCTCGGAGTCATCGCGTCCCTGTCGGTGCCGGCGCTGTACCTGCTCGCCAATCGCTACGCCGGCCGGATTCTGGGGGTGTCCTGGGATGTGCAGCAGAAACTCGCCGATCTCTCCAGGGTCGTCGAAGAGGTCGTGGCCGGGGTGAGGGTCGTGAAGTCCTATGGGCAGGAGGAGCAGGTCGTCGACCGTCTGAGTCGCAGCGCCGATCGGATCTTTGGACGGACGATGGAGATGCTGCGCCTGCGGTCCGTGTACGTGCCGATGTTCGAGATGATTCCGGCCCTGGGGACGGCGGCGGTCCTCGCGGTCGGTGGGACCCGCGTCGTCTCGGGGGTGATGACGCTGGGCGACTTCGTCGCATTCACCCAGTACATGGCCGTGCTGATGTTCCCGCTACGGATCACCGGCTGGTTCTTCGCCGAGCTTCCCCGGTCGGCCGCCGCCGCGTCGAGGGTGACTGAGCTACTCAAGACCGGGCCGGACATCCAGACTCCCGAAAGACCGGCACCTCTGCCGGACGGGCAAGGTGCGCTGCGCTTCTCGCATGTCTCGTTCGCCTACCCGGACGGCTCCGCCGTGCTTCGCGACGTCGACCTCACGATCCCCGCCGGCACATCGGTCGCACTCGTCGGATCGACCGGATCGGGAAAGACGACCTTCGCCTACCTCCTGCCCCGCTTCTACGATCCCGACAGCGGCTCGATCTTGCTCGACGGCACCGACATCAGCACGTTGCGGATCGACGACCTTCGCAGCCAGGTGGCGCTCGTATTCGAGGAGCCGTTTCTGTTCTCGGCGAGCATCGCCGAGAACATCGCGTTTGGCGCTCCCGACGCGACGGATGAGCAGGTCAGGTTGGCGGCTCGCCTCGCGCAGGCGAATGAGTTCATCTGCCGGCTCCCCGACGGCTACGACACCGTCGTGGGAGAGCGCGGCTATAGCCTCAGCGGCGGACAGCGCCAGCGGATCGCGCTGGCGCGGGCGATCCTGCGGGACCCGCGAGTCCTGATCCTCGACGATGCCACCTCATCGGTCGACGCCGTCACCGAGATGGAGATCAGGCAGGCGCTCGAGGAGGTGATGGCAGGCCGGACGACGATCATCATCGCCCACCGCACCTCCAGTTTGACACTGGCCGATCGGGTGGTGCTGCTCGACGACGGCGAGATCGTCGCATCGGGGACACACGAGCAGCTCCTCGCGGAGTCGCCCCGATATCGCGAAGTGCTGGCCGAGACCGGCGTGATACCGAAGGGCACGGCGCCATGA
- the treS gene encoding trehalose synthase/amylase TreS, whose amino-acid sequence MDWYKDAIVYETHIRSFRDADGNGFGDFTGLTSKLDYLCDLGITAIWLLPFYPSPLRDDGYDVSDFRSVHPRYGTLDDFRGFLDQAHRRDLRVITELIVNHTSDRHPWFQRARRAAPGSAERDFYVWSDTPDRYRDARIIFTDTETSNWTWDPVAGAYYWHRFFSHQPDLNYDNPTVRAEVLAIMDFWLDMGVDGLRLDAVPYLYEREGTNCENLPETHTELKVIRAHLDTGYEDRILVAEANQWPEDAAAYFGDGDESHMNYHFPLMPRLFLALARGDRTPIEWILDRTPAIPPSAQWGIFVRNHDELTLEMVTDEERAEMYGCYAKDPKAKLNVGIRRRLAPLLGNDPRKLRLMLSLLFGLPGTPFLYYGDEIGMGDDLDLPDRDGLRTPMQWDDGPNAGFSDADPSALYTPVIDDPEYGYRTLNVAESLDDHSSLLNWTRKAIAVRRRHPAFGRGDVEWLRPADPALLAYVLTYEDDAVLAVANLSDRTTTMPLPQPGTDLITGEPTGAGDLSLPPYGTRWLSVIRPPEDDEAA is encoded by the coding sequence ATGGACTGGTACAAGGACGCGATCGTCTATGAGACGCACATCCGATCCTTTCGAGACGCGGACGGGAACGGGTTCGGCGACTTCACCGGGCTGACCTCCAAACTCGACTACCTCTGCGATCTCGGCATCACGGCCATCTGGCTGCTGCCCTTCTACCCGTCCCCGCTCAGAGACGACGGGTACGACGTCTCCGACTTCAGGTCGGTTCATCCCCGCTACGGGACCCTGGACGACTTCCGCGGCTTCCTCGACCAGGCCCACCGAAGAGACCTGCGGGTCATCACCGAACTGATCGTCAACCACACCTCGGATCGGCATCCCTGGTTCCAGCGGGCCCGCCGCGCAGCGCCCGGGTCGGCCGAACGTGACTTCTACGTGTGGAGTGACACGCCGGATCGCTACCGCGACGCACGCATCATCTTCACCGACACCGAGACGTCGAACTGGACGTGGGACCCGGTGGCGGGCGCCTACTACTGGCACCGCTTCTTCTCCCATCAGCCCGACCTCAACTACGACAATCCGACGGTGCGAGCCGAGGTCCTCGCGATCATGGACTTCTGGCTCGACATGGGTGTCGACGGTCTGCGACTCGACGCCGTCCCCTACCTGTATGAACGCGAAGGCACCAACTGCGAGAACCTTCCCGAGACGCACACGGAGCTCAAAGTCATTCGCGCACACCTGGATACCGGCTACGAGGACCGCATACTCGTCGCCGAGGCGAACCAATGGCCCGAAGACGCGGCAGCGTATTTCGGCGACGGCGACGAGTCCCACATGAACTACCACTTCCCCCTGATGCCCCGCCTGTTCCTGGCCCTCGCTCGTGGTGACCGCACACCGATCGAATGGATCCTCGATCGCACACCCGCGATCCCGCCATCGGCGCAGTGGGGGATCTTCGTGCGCAACCACGACGAACTCACCCTCGAGATGGTCACCGACGAGGAACGCGCCGAGATGTACGGCTGCTACGCGAAGGATCCGAAGGCCAAGCTGAACGTCGGCATTCGCCGCCGCCTCGCCCCCCTGCTCGGAAACGACCCGCGCAAACTGCGCCTGATGCTCTCGCTGCTGTTCGGCCTGCCCGGCACCCCGTTTCTCTACTACGGCGACGAGATCGGCATGGGAGACGACCTCGACCTTCCCGACCGCGACGGCCTCCGCACACCGATGCAGTGGGACGACGGCCCCAACGCCGGGTTCTCCGACGCCGACCCTTCTGCGCTCTACACGCCTGTCATCGACGATCCCGAATACGGCTACCGGACACTGAACGTCGCCGAGAGCCTCGACGACCACTCGTCGCTGCTCAACTGGACGAGGAAGGCCATCGCGGTGCGCCGGCGCCATCCCGCCTTCGGGAGGGGCGACGTCGAGTGGCTTCGGCCCGCCGATCCGGCACTGCTCGCGTATGTGCTCACCTACGAGGACGACGCCGTGCTGGCCGTGGCAAATCTCTCCGACCGCACGACGACGATGCCTCTTCCCCAGCCCGGTACCGACCTGATCACCGGCGAGCCGACAGGCGCCGGTGATCTCTCTCTTCCCCCGTACGGCACCCGGTGGCTGTCGGTCATTCGGCCTCCGGAGGACGACGAAGCCGCTTGA
- the arfB gene encoding peptidyl-tRNA hydrolase ArfB, producing MSEEPLRVDADFVIPGDELVWRFETSGGPGGQHANRSRTRAELSFDLGASEAVGAETKQRMLARLGRRARSGVVTVAVDESRSQWRNRQMARRRLADLLRDAMTEPKSRRPTKPSGGARRRRLEAKRARGAVKRLRRPPEAE from the coding sequence ATGAGCGAGGAACCGCTTCGCGTCGATGCCGATTTCGTGATTCCCGGTGATGAGCTGGTGTGGCGTTTCGAGACGTCCGGCGGTCCCGGCGGCCAGCACGCCAACCGGTCACGTACCCGTGCCGAGCTCAGCTTCGACCTGGGGGCATCGGAGGCTGTCGGAGCGGAGACGAAGCAGCGCATGCTGGCTCGTCTCGGGCGTCGAGCCCGCTCCGGCGTCGTTACCGTCGCGGTGGACGAGTCGCGCTCACAGTGGCGGAACCGGCAGATGGCCAGGCGCAGGCTCGCCGACCTGCTTCGAGACGCGATGACCGAGCCCAAGTCGCGTCGACCGACCAAACCGTCCGGCGGGGCCCGGCGCCGCAGGCTCGAGGCCAAGCGGGCCCGGGGAGCGGTCAAGCGGCTTCGTCGTCCTCCGGAGGCCGAATGA
- a CDS encoding putative multidrug export ATP-binding/permease protein, translated as MMYSRYGGEHEVDRPFRLLVRAARYGRPLLGATVWALLLTVLATLARLAVPLIMRSGIDGGVMAGDVRVILLATGVYLGVLVAQYFTQRFSVYQVAAVGERYLRDLRVRLFRHMMSLDIAFFTRSKVGVLVSRMTSDVEALTAFVDQGAISVITSGLMVVGVTIAMFLIDTTLAWTVLALLPALVAVSVVFRKYANRAYEAIREQIGRVLGTLQEGISGVRVVQAYTQERRQAIEFGRVNQKYFEANLQAAKAIASYFPSVDFIATVGTGLVLLVGARRVLTGELSFGSLVAFLLYLGYFFDPIVQLSNVYNLLQAALAALSKLFGILDTEPDLAEAPEPVHLPDGACGEVAFENVTFGYDPDLPVLHDVNLRLRCGERLAIVGETGAGKSTVAKLAIRFYDPTKGRITLDGVDLRDLDYEELRRSIAMVPQEGFLFAGSLRDNLAFARPGIDDETLWRICETVGIASWVRSLPERLDTDVRERGSRLSSGERQLVALARALVADPAVIVLDEATSNLDPETEGIVEAALDHLLKDRTAIVIAHRLRTAERADRVIVIDGGRIVEEGSHEELLKVGGAYAHLNDVWKQGVGTQ; from the coding sequence ATGATGTACTCACGCTACGGCGGGGAGCATGAGGTCGATCGCCCGTTCAGGTTGCTCGTCAGGGCGGCGCGATATGGCCGGCCACTGCTCGGAGCAACGGTGTGGGCACTGCTGCTCACGGTCCTCGCCACGCTCGCGAGGCTGGCGGTCCCGCTGATCATGCGTTCGGGGATCGACGGTGGCGTCATGGCGGGCGACGTGCGGGTCATTCTGCTTGCCACCGGTGTGTATCTCGGCGTCTTGGTGGCGCAGTACTTCACGCAACGTTTCTCCGTCTACCAGGTGGCCGCCGTCGGCGAGCGATATCTGCGCGACCTGCGGGTGCGATTGTTTCGTCACATGATGAGCCTCGACATCGCTTTCTTCACCCGGTCGAAGGTTGGTGTGCTGGTTTCGAGGATGACGTCCGATGTCGAAGCCTTGACCGCGTTCGTCGACCAGGGGGCGATCTCGGTGATCACGAGTGGGCTCATGGTGGTCGGCGTGACGATCGCGATGTTCCTGATCGACACGACGTTGGCATGGACGGTGCTCGCCCTGCTGCCGGCCCTCGTCGCCGTGTCGGTGGTCTTCCGCAAGTACGCGAACAGGGCGTACGAGGCGATCAGGGAGCAGATCGGTCGCGTCCTGGGGACGCTGCAGGAAGGGATCTCCGGTGTCCGGGTGGTGCAGGCGTACACGCAGGAGCGCCGCCAGGCCATCGAGTTCGGGCGCGTGAACCAAAAGTACTTCGAGGCCAACCTGCAGGCGGCGAAGGCGATCGCCTCCTACTTCCCGTCCGTCGATTTCATCGCCACCGTCGGGACCGGCCTCGTGTTGTTGGTCGGTGCTCGCCGGGTACTCACCGGCGAGCTGAGTTTCGGCTCCCTCGTCGCGTTCCTGCTCTACCTGGGGTACTTCTTCGACCCGATCGTGCAGCTCTCCAACGTCTACAACCTGTTGCAGGCGGCGCTCGCCGCGCTGTCGAAGCTGTTCGGGATCCTGGACACCGAACCCGACCTGGCCGAAGCGCCCGAGCCGGTCCACCTGCCCGATGGAGCGTGTGGCGAGGTCGCGTTCGAGAACGTCACGTTCGGGTACGACCCGGACCTGCCGGTGCTCCATGACGTGAACCTGCGTCTGCGGTGTGGAGAGCGGCTGGCGATCGTCGGTGAGACCGGCGCGGGCAAGTCCACGGTTGCCAAGCTCGCCATCCGCTTCTACGACCCGACGAAGGGCCGCATCACCCTCGACGGTGTGGATCTTCGAGACCTCGACTATGAAGAACTGCGGCGCAGCATCGCCATGGTCCCACAGGAGGGGTTCCTGTTCGCAGGATCGTTGCGAGACAATCTCGCGTTCGCCCGGCCGGGCATCGACGACGAGACACTGTGGCGGATCTGCGAGACGGTCGGGATCGCGAGCTGGGTGAGGAGCCTGCCCGAACGCCTCGATACGGACGTGCGCGAGCGGGGGAGCAGGTTGTCGTCGGGAGAACGCCAGCTGGTGGCGCTCGCCCGGGCGCTCGTCGCGGACCCGGCGGTGATCGTGCTCGACGAGGCGACGTCCAACCTGGACCCCGAGACCGAGGGCATCGTCGAGGCCGCACTCGATCATCTGTTGAAGGACCGCACGGCGATCGTGATCGCGCACCGGCTGCGCACTGCGGAGCGTGCCGACCGGGTCATCGTGATAGATGGCGGTCGGATCGTCGAAGAGGGCAGCCACGAAGAGCTGTTGAAGGTGGGGGGTGCCTACGCTCACCTCAACGACGTGTGGAAACAAGGGGTTGGGACGCAATAG